The Funiculus sociatus GB2-C1 genome window below encodes:
- the groL gene encoding chaperonin GroEL (60 kDa chaperone family; promotes refolding of misfolded polypeptides especially under stressful conditions; forms two stacked rings of heptamers to form a barrel-shaped 14mer; ends can be capped by GroES; misfolded proteins enter the barrel where they are refolded when GroES binds), translating to MAKRIIYNENARRALEKGMDILAEAVAVTLGPKGRNVVLEKKFGAPQIVNDGVTIAKEIELEDHVENTGVALIRQAASKTNDAAGDGTTTATVLAHAMVKEGLRNVAAGANAISLKRGIDKAIGFLVEQIAQHARQVEDSKAIAQVGAISAGNDDEVGQMIAQAMDKVGKEGVISLEEGKSMTTELEITEGMRFDKGYISPYFATDMERMEAIMDEPFLLITDKKIALVQDLVPVLEQVARAGRPLVIIAEDIEKEALATLVVNKLRGVLNVVAVKAPGFGDRRKAMLEDIAVLTGGQLITEDAGLKLENTRLEMLGKARRVTMTKDSTTIVAEGNEQAVKSRCEQIRRQMDETESSYDREKLQERLAKLAGGVAVVKVGAATETEMKDKKLRLEDAINATKAAVEEGIVPGGGTTLAHLTPQLEEWATGNLKNEELTGAMIVSRALAAPLKRIAENAGQNGAVIAERVKEKEFNVGYNAATNEFVDMFEAGIVDPAKVTRSALQNAASIAGMVLTTECIVVDKPEPKDGAGAGAGAGAGMGGDFDY from the coding sequence ATGGCTAAGCGCATCATTTACAACGAAAACGCTCGTCGCGCCCTAGAAAAGGGAATGGACATTTTGGCAGAAGCCGTAGCTGTCACCCTCGGCCCCAAAGGCCGTAACGTAGTGCTTGAGAAGAAGTTTGGCGCACCGCAAATCGTTAACGATGGTGTCACTATCGCCAAAGAAATTGAACTAGAAGACCACGTAGAAAATACTGGCGTGGCGCTGATTCGTCAAGCTGCTTCCAAAACCAATGATGCTGCTGGTGATGGCACCACCACCGCCACCGTTCTCGCGCACGCAATGGTCAAAGAAGGGTTGCGGAACGTTGCTGCTGGAGCCAATGCAATTTCCCTGAAGCGCGGTATTGACAAAGCTATTGGCTTCCTGGTAGAGCAGATTGCTCAACACGCCCGTCAGGTAGAAGATTCCAAAGCGATCGCGCAAGTCGGAGCTATCTCTGCTGGTAACGACGATGAAGTTGGGCAGATGATCGCCCAAGCAATGGACAAAGTGGGTAAAGAAGGCGTGATTTCCCTAGAAGAAGGGAAATCCATGACCACCGAACTCGAAATCACCGAAGGGATGCGCTTCGACAAAGGCTACATCTCTCCTTACTTCGCTACCGACATGGAGCGGATGGAAGCGATCATGGATGAGCCTTTCCTGCTCATCACCGATAAGAAAATCGCTCTAGTACAAGACTTAGTGCCAGTGCTGGAGCAAGTAGCTCGTGCTGGTCGTCCTCTGGTAATTATCGCCGAGGACATCGAGAAAGAAGCTCTGGCAACCTTGGTAGTCAACAAACTGCGGGGTGTGCTGAATGTGGTTGCTGTCAAAGCTCCTGGTTTTGGCGATCGCCGCAAAGCTATGCTCGAAGACATCGCCGTTCTCACTGGTGGTCAGCTAATCACCGAAGATGCTGGTCTGAAGCTGGAAAACACCCGCTTGGAGATGCTGGGTAAAGCCCGTCGCGTCACCATGACCAAAGACAGCACCACAATTGTTGCTGAAGGCAATGAACAAGCTGTTAAATCTCGTTGCGAACAAATCCGCCGTCAAATGGATGAAACCGAATCTTCCTACGACCGCGAGAAGCTGCAAGAGCGTCTAGCTAAGCTTGCTGGTGGTGTCGCAGTAGTCAAAGTTGGTGCTGCCACTGAGACGGAAATGAAGGACAAGAAGCTGCGTCTGGAAGATGCCATCAACGCCACTAAAGCTGCTGTGGAAGAAGGTATCGTTCCTGGCGGTGGTACAACTCTGGCTCACCTGACTCCCCAACTGGAAGAGTGGGCAACTGGCAACCTGAAGAATGAAGAGTTGACAGGTGCGATGATTGTTTCTCGTGCTTTGGCTGCTCCTCTGAAGCGGATTGCTGAAAACGCCGGACAGAATGGCGCTGTCATTGCTGAGCGCGTCAAAGAGAAAGAATTCAACGTTGGCTACAACGCGGCGACCAATGAGTTCGTCGATATGTTTGAAGCTGGTATCGTTGACCCTGCTAAGGTGACTCGTTCTGCTCTGCAAAATGCCGCTTCTATCGCTGGCATGGTGCTGACAACTGAGTGTATCGTGGTTGACAAGCCTGAGCCTAAGGATGGCGCTGGTGCTGGTGCTGGTGCTGGTGCTGGCATGGGCGGCGACTTCGACTACTAA